One window of the Candidatus Wolbachia massiliensis genome contains the following:
- the lepB gene encoding signal peptidase I, with the protein MEELNKNWVIRTGRFLSSLWFLLFIVLLARFFLFEPFHIPSGSMKSTLLEGDYIFTSKYSYGYSKYSFPFSPNIFSGRIFYTPPERGDIIVFKPTSNDSIRFVKRVIGIPGDKVQMIEGELYLNDQKVERKQIESFFDYESKRSIPRYIETLSNGKKHEILIDNVSNELSYNTPVYYVPNDQFFVMGDNRNNSLDSRFPGVGFVPAENIIGRVIMVGLSFKLKKVDWLPFNFRLPVALRLNRILHKVV; encoded by the coding sequence TTGGAAGAACTAAACAAAAATTGGGTGATAAGAACGGGAAGATTTTTATCTTCACTATGGTTCCTGCTGTTCATTGTGTTATTAGCACGCTTTTTTTTATTCGAACCGTTTCATATACCTTCTGGTTCAATGAAAAGTACCTTACTTGAAGGAGATTACATTTTTACTAGTAAATATTCGTACGGTTACAGTAAATACTCCTTTCCGTTTTCTCCAAACATTTTTAGCGGCAGGATTTTTTATACTCCTCCAGAGCGTGGTGACATCATAGTTTTCAAGCCTACAAGCAATGATAGTATTCGATTTGTTAAGCGAGTAATAGGCATACCAGGTGATAAAGTGCAAATGATAGAGGGAGAGTTATATCTAAATGATCAGAAAGTAGAGCGAAAGCAAATTGAAAGCTTTTTTGATTATGAATCAAAACGCAGCATACCAAGATACATAGAAACGCTCTCCAACGGCAAAAAGCATGAGATTTTGATAGATAACGTTTCCAATGAGCTATCATATAATACTCCAGTTTATTACGTACCTAACGATCAATTTTTCGTTATGGGAGACAATAGAAATAATTCTTTAGATAGTAGGTTTCCTGGAGTTGGTTTTGTACCAGCAGAAAATATTATTGGACGTGTGATCATGGTTGGTTTATCGTTCAAGCTAAAAAAGGTCGATTGGTTACCATTTAATTTCAGGCTACCTGTTGCTTTGAGATTGAACAGGATACTGCATAAAGTTGTGTAG
- the lgt gene encoding prolipoprotein diacylglyceryl transferase: MSLSPVIFSIGPVSIYWYSLAYVLGIVFAYWYLHKLDNQKIFTKNFYDSLLTATIIGIILGGRLGYVLIYDPIYHISNPIEILKTWKGGMSFHGGAIGVLLAVIISCKRHNIPIFYTLDLVSCGVPIGLFLGRIGNFINGELFGKVTTMSWGMVFPESGDNLLRHPSQLYEAFFEGLLLFAVANSLFFLTRIRLYRGALTGVVVIWYGIVRFMVEFFREPDYQIGYLWLDLTMGQLLSMPMILLGVIVYLSALNSNEICHIEKR, encoded by the coding sequence ATGTCTTTGAGCCCAGTAATTTTCAGCATTGGTCCTGTTTCTATATATTGGTATTCCTTAGCATATGTTTTAGGCATAGTGTTTGCGTACTGGTATTTACATAAGCTAGACAATCAAAAAATATTTACTAAGAATTTTTATGATTCGTTATTAACAGCCACTATTATAGGTATTATCCTTGGAGGCAGACTTGGCTATGTATTGATATATGATCCGATCTATCATATAAGCAACCCTATTGAGATATTGAAGACTTGGAAAGGAGGGATGTCATTTCATGGTGGTGCTATAGGAGTTTTGCTTGCAGTAATAATTTCGTGTAAAAGACATAACATTCCTATATTTTACACACTGGACCTAGTTTCTTGCGGAGTTCCCATCGGTCTATTTCTAGGCCGCATAGGCAATTTTATAAATGGAGAGTTATTTGGCAAAGTTACAACTATGTCTTGGGGTATGGTATTCCCAGAGAGTGGTGATAATTTGCTGCGCCATCCAAGCCAGCTTTATGAAGCATTTTTTGAAGGACTACTACTTTTTGCAGTTGCAAATTCACTGTTTTTCTTGACTAGAATAAGACTGTATCGTGGTGCACTGACTGGCGTTGTAGTTATATGGTATGGAATTGTGCGTTTTATGGTCGAATTTTTCCGTGAGCCAGACTATCAAATTGGCTATTTGTGGCTTGATTTAACTATGGGGCAGTTGCTTTCAATGCCTATGATTTTGCTAGGAGTAATCGTATATTTGAGCGCATTAAACTCAAACGAAATCTGTCACATAGAGAAAAGGTGA
- the smpB gene encoding SsrA-binding protein SmpB, whose amino-acid sequence MEVIAENRKARFEYFVLEEFEAGMVLFSSEVKSLRERKANISDAYVIEKNGEIWLHNMHIAEYKAANKKNHKPKRERKLLLHKKEMNKLIGQIKTAGITVVPLSIYFNDKGLAKTKIAIVKGKKLYDKRATIKQREWDREKSRLSKNNL is encoded by the coding sequence ATGGAAGTTATTGCAGAAAATAGAAAAGCAAGGTTCGAGTATTTTGTTTTAGAAGAATTTGAAGCAGGTATGGTTCTATTTAGTAGTGAAGTTAAATCGCTAAGGGAAAGAAAGGCGAACATTTCTGATGCCTATGTTATCGAAAAGAATGGTGAAATATGGCTGCATAACATGCATATTGCAGAATATAAAGCTGCAAACAAAAAAAATCATAAGCCAAAAAGGGAACGTAAACTACTTCTGCACAAAAAAGAGATGAATAAATTAATTGGTCAGATTAAGACTGCTGGAATAACTGTTGTACCGCTTTCAATTTATTTTAATGACAAGGGATTAGCAAAAACTAAAATTGCTATTGTAAAAGGAAAAAAACTTTACGATAAGAGAGCAACCATAAAACAAAGAGAATGGGATCGTGAAAAAAGTAGATTATCCAAGAATAATTTATAG
- a CDS encoding transposase family protein produces MSLNYHKVNKHPRNFRDITGLKIEEFEKIVKKVRPEWEKLEKQKKRHGRTAKLPTLEDKMLCVILYYRTYITHRFLGCLFNLHNANICRLLKKIEPLLAKKITIKKDRTLTPERILKVLADVTEQQIQQPKESKKRKRSYSGKKKMTTMKTEIVIEESGQILSVSRSYRGKIHDFRIRKQEKLLPTDSIKHADSGYQGWQKLQSNVVIPYKKYRKKLLTEEQKEHNRELASFRMRVENKIRELKIFKILSYVYRNFQKKYNMRFNIIAGLVNLRHGF; encoded by the coding sequence ATGAGTCTAAATTACCATAAAGTAAATAAACACCCAAGAAATTTTCGAGATATAACGGGATTGAAAATAGAAGAATTCGAAAAAATTGTTAAAAAAGTAAGGCCAGAGTGGGAAAAGCTTGAAAAACAGAAAAAGCGCCACGGAAGAACTGCTAAATTACCAACGCTGGAAGATAAAATGCTGTGCGTAATTTTGTATTATCGGACCTACATAACCCACAGATTTTTGGGCTGCCTTTTCAATTTACATAATGCAAATATTTGCCGACTTTTGAAGAAAATAGAGCCGCTACTGGCCAAAAAAATTACCATAAAAAAGGACAGAACCCTAACTCCAGAGAGGATTTTGAAGGTACTGGCAGATGTTACAGAACAGCAGATACAGCAGCCAAAAGAAAGCAAAAAACGTAAGAGATCTTACTCAGGAAAGAAAAAAATGACGACTATGAAAACAGAAATTGTGATCGAAGAAAGTGGGCAAATTCTATCGGTTTCAAGATCTTACCGTGGGAAAATTCACGATTTTCGGATAAGAAAACAGGAGAAATTGCTGCCTACGGACAGTATAAAGCATGCTGATTCTGGCTATCAGGGATGGCAAAAGTTGCAAAGTAATGTTGTGATACCATACAAAAAATACCGAAAAAAGCTACTAACTGAGGAGCAAAAGGAGCACAACCGAGAGTTGGCATCATTTAGAATGAGGGTCGAAAATAAGATACGAGAATTGAAAATATTCAAGATTTTGTCGTACGTTTACCGCAACTTTCAGAAAAAATATAACATGAGATTTAACATAATAGCTGGTCTCGTGAATTTGAGGCATGGGTTTTAG
- the iscX gene encoding Fe-S cluster assembly protein IscX: MKWLNIEDIAEALEEKFPDGDIINIRFTELKKKILDLEGFDDEEERCNEKILEAIQAAWIEERS, encoded by the coding sequence ATGAAATGGCTCAATATAGAAGACATTGCAGAAGCTTTAGAGGAAAAATTTCCAGATGGGGATATAATTAACATCAGATTCACTGAGCTCAAAAAAAAGATCTTGGATCTGGAGGGGTTTGATGATGAGGAGGAACGTTGTAATGAAAAAATACTCGAAGCAATCCAAGCAGCTTGGATTGAGGAAAGATCTTAG
- the rpsD gene encoding 30S ribosomal protein S4, protein MTTVINRKYRISRRLGINLWGRAKDPVNKRKYPPGQHGILGFKRLSDFGKQFAAHKKFKFYYAISSKQLRRTFLDAYNRKGYTADNFIGMLESRLSSVLYHSGLVPTIYSAKQLISHKHVTVNDKVVNISSYRVKPGDIVKIREKAAKIPVVVEAEQKQERKAPDYLEANIKEHSVKYLRVPQYSEVPYSADMEVNLVVEFYSR, encoded by the coding sequence ATGACAACTGTTATCAATAGAAAGTATAGAATCAGCCGTCGGCTTGGTATAAATTTATGGGGTAGAGCGAAAGACCCGGTAAACAAAAGAAAATACCCTCCAGGCCAGCATGGTATCCTTGGATTCAAAAGACTATCTGATTTTGGTAAGCAGTTTGCTGCACATAAGAAATTTAAATTTTACTATGCAATTTCAAGTAAGCAGTTGAGACGTACATTTTTGGATGCTTATAACAGGAAAGGTTATACAGCTGATAATTTTATTGGCATGTTAGAATCAAGGTTAAGCTCTGTTTTGTACCACTCTGGTCTTGTGCCAACAATTTATTCAGCAAAACAGCTCATATCTCACAAACACGTTACGGTTAATGATAAAGTGGTTAACATATCAAGTTACCGAGTAAAACCAGGTGATATAGTAAAAATAAGAGAAAAAGCAGCAAAAATTCCTGTAGTAGTAGAGGCTGAACAAAAGCAAGAGCGCAAGGCTCCAGATTATTTAGAGGCAAATATTAAAGAGCATTCAGTGAAGTATTTAAGAGTGCCTCAATATTCTGAAGTTCCTTACTCAGCAGACATGGAAGTCAATTTAGTAGTAGAGTTCTACTCTAGATAG
- the tkt gene encoding transketolase — MNHLPLESMANAIRFLSIDAVQKANSGHPGMPLGMADVATVLFAKYLNHNPDDSKWFNRDRFILSNGHGSMLLYSILYLTGYISIDELKSFRQLGSKTPGHPEFGLTLGVEATTGPLGQGFAAAVGMALAESILEKQFGINHYTYVMLGDGCLMEGISHEAASLAGHLKLNKLIALFDDNDISIDGATGLSCSDNVEKRFLAYEWNVAKIDGHDFNSISLAIEQAQKSGKPTLICCKTIIGKFSSRAGTSSAHSGAFTEEDVKKMREKLNWSYEPFHVPKDVKNAWMKTVERAKQNYNSVSFQCLTSENKELQRRLDKRLPDNIDNDLANLKKQIHETMPSEATRSSFGRVMELLTKSMPELIGGSADLTGSNCTKYKHMQVIDSNNYNGSYIHYGVREHAMAACMNGMALHGGILPYSGTFLVFSDYCRPAIRLSALMKQQVIYVMTHDSIGVGEDGPTHQPIEHLASLRAIPSLYVFRPADAIETLECISIALEKKESPALFALSRQNVNYMRKFHSNADQSANSSKLGAYILCECLGKLEVTIFATGSEVEIAIEARKKLQEKGIGTRVVSMPCWRLFDEQNNEYKAVILNNDSIKVAIETGSEMGWHKYIGSNGIFIGMKSFGESAPYRILYEHFNISADYVVKCVCEKLGYIQ, encoded by the coding sequence ATGAATCATCTACCTTTGGAATCTATGGCAAATGCCATCCGTTTTTTATCAATCGATGCAGTACAAAAAGCAAACTCCGGGCACCCGGGTATGCCACTTGGCATGGCAGATGTTGCAACTGTCTTATTTGCTAAATATCTGAATCATAACCCTGATGATTCCAAATGGTTTAATAGAGATCGTTTTATTCTATCAAACGGCCATGGTTCAATGTTGCTCTACTCCATATTATATCTGACAGGTTACATTAGTATAGATGAGTTAAAAAGCTTCAGGCAACTGGGATCCAAAACTCCAGGTCATCCAGAATTTGGCCTTACATTGGGGGTAGAAGCAACGACAGGTCCGTTAGGGCAGGGGTTTGCTGCTGCTGTTGGTATGGCACTTGCTGAATCAATACTTGAAAAGCAGTTTGGAATTAATCACTACACTTATGTAATGCTAGGAGATGGCTGTCTTATGGAAGGAATAAGTCATGAAGCAGCATCACTTGCTGGACATCTTAAATTGAACAAATTGATAGCCCTTTTTGATGACAATGATATTTCTATAGATGGTGCTACTGGCCTTTCCTGCTCTGATAATGTGGAGAAGCGTTTTTTAGCATATGAGTGGAACGTTGCCAAAATTGATGGCCATGATTTCAATTCTATATCTCTTGCAATTGAGCAAGCACAAAAGTCTGGCAAACCTACATTAATCTGTTGCAAGACCATTATCGGAAAATTTTCAAGCCGTGCCGGCACATCTTCTGCTCATAGTGGTGCCTTTACCGAGGAAGATGTAAAAAAGATGAGAGAGAAATTAAACTGGAGTTACGAGCCATTTCATGTACCAAAAGATGTGAAAAACGCTTGGATGAAAACAGTTGAGAGAGCAAAACAAAATTACAATTCGGTGTCATTCCAATGCTTGACCAGCGAGAATAAAGAACTTCAAAGAAGACTCGATAAGCGTCTACCAGACAATATCGATAATGATTTGGCTAACTTAAAGAAACAAATACATGAAACAATGCCAAGTGAAGCTACTCGCTCTTCTTTTGGCAGGGTAATGGAACTTTTAACTAAGTCTATGCCGGAATTAATTGGCGGATCTGCTGATCTTACTGGGTCGAATTGTACTAAATACAAGCACATGCAGGTAATAGATAGTAATAACTATAATGGTTCTTATATCCATTATGGAGTGAGAGAGCACGCTATGGCAGCTTGTATGAATGGTATGGCTCTGCATGGTGGCATTCTTCCTTATAGCGGCACTTTTTTAGTATTTTCTGACTATTGTCGTCCTGCTATACGTCTTTCAGCTTTAATGAAGCAACAGGTTATATACGTGATGACTCATGACTCAATTGGAGTAGGGGAAGATGGCCCAACTCATCAGCCGATAGAGCATTTAGCTTCTCTGCGCGCCATACCAAGTTTGTATGTTTTTAGGCCAGCTGATGCAATTGAGACTCTAGAGTGCATTAGTATTGCACTCGAAAAAAAAGAGTCACCTGCGCTGTTTGCGCTTTCAAGGCAAAACGTGAACTACATGCGCAAGTTCCATTCTAATGCTGACCAATCTGCCAACTCATCAAAGCTTGGTGCATATATTTTATGCGAATGTTTAGGAAAATTAGAAGTGACAATATTTGCTACCGGATCTGAAGTTGAAATTGCAATTGAGGCAAGAAAAAAACTGCAGGAGAAAGGAATAGGCACAAGGGTTGTTTCTATGCCATGCTGGAGGCTTTTCGACGAGCAAAACAATGAATACAAAGCGGTAATATTGAACAATGACAGCATTAAAGTTGCAATTGAAACAGGCAGTGAAATGGGTTGGCATAAATATATAGGTTCAAATGGTATATTTATCGGCATGAAAAGTTTCGGAGAATCAGCACCTTATAGAATACTTTACGAGCATTTTAATATCAGTGCCGATTATGTAGTAAAATGTGTGTGCGAGAAATTGGGTTACATTCAATAG
- a CDS encoding transposase family protein — protein QKLQSNVVIPYKKYRKKLLTEEQKEHNRELASFRMRVENKIRELKIFKILSYVYRNFQKKYNMRFNIIAGLVNLRHGF, from the coding sequence GGCAAAAGTTGCAAAGTAATGTTGTGATACCATACAAAAAATACCGAAAAAAGCTACTAACTGAGGAGCAAAAGGAGCACAACCGAGAGTTGGCATCATTTAGAATGAGGGTCGAAAATAAGATACGAGAATTGAAAATATTCAAGATTTTGTCGTACGTTTACCGCAACTTTCAGAAAAAATATAACATGAGATTTAACATAATAGCTGGTCTCGTGAATTTGAGGCATGGGTTTTAG
- a CDS encoding phosphoribosylformylglycinamidine synthase subunit PurL codes for MKNIRIEVFNKYEQVGSRWLVNVYSIYISKELPSRLYEEICGLFYNEIIQNCRYYLYNEDLEEVQYDFIEPQAEWGLEISFLPGMTDNVGNTAKQIVREYLISKGHIDEDDYIKARSSKLILGKGNMPTEDYIKQEFNPITEYCMLVRKENGNCHWKYYGKLNTPPGVIPASPSVIPACDAGIYGSQCRSTEMTEDSTKSVDLNVSDQELEKISRDGIDGNGTLGLSLTAMKVIRDYFNKLGRNPYDIELESLAQTWSEHCKHNIFCSSIDEIKDGLYAHYVKRATREINSDICVSVFSDNAGGIIFDDDYLIVDKVETHNSPSALDPFGGAMTGVLGVNRDIVGFGKGAEPVMNTYYFCFAKEAKGKFYRDKELTDEILPPKYIMKEVIHGVNVAGNCSGIPTQLGSVYFDDRFCGKPLVFVGSVGIIPRNINNAPSHTKRPRNGDKIVIIGGRVGRDGIHGATFSSEALSGDSPSTVVQIGDPITQKKLSNAVIEARDLGLYNAITDNGAGGLSSSIGEMGKDGFEVDLSKVPLKNDGMAPWEIWISESQERMTLAVPEENLPMFKQIMKKHDVEVSVIGEFNNSMRAKVQLSSAPPIMNIETEFLHDGNPKMHLQTKPWSKEPAVSFPVIPVLDTGIQQVKPANILCQNSSNGGIECEIDSSVKHWNDTLALKEMLSRPNICSKEFIVVQYDHEVQGSSVLKPLQGKGRVCSEAIVSRPVLSSSKGVVKSQGFGSSYGEIDTYHIAACAIDTAIRNYVAAGGNINHLALLDNFCWCDAYNPERLWQLKRTAEACYDFATTFKTPFISGKDSMFNDFKGYDKNGEKVMISAPPSLLISAIGIIENVENAVSLDVKMPGDLIYVLGTTYGELGRSEYQLYSGIGNNNVPKVDAKSARELYERYNLAIKDGIIASAIAPNLGGLIIALAKSLIAGDLGAEIDLSLVPIGETQNADIINKIIMFSESQSRILVTIAPQNQKKFEELFKGLAFSRIGKVTEKKVLNIKDVLKVDLKDLGNSYRSMLI; via the coding sequence ATGAAAAATATCAGAATAGAAGTTTTTAACAAATATGAACAAGTTGGCAGTAGATGGCTAGTCAATGTTTACTCGATTTACATAAGCAAAGAACTACCATCAAGATTATATGAAGAAATTTGTGGGCTATTTTATAATGAAATTATACAAAACTGCCGTTATTACCTCTACAATGAAGACCTTGAAGAAGTTCAATATGATTTCATAGAACCACAAGCTGAGTGGGGCTTGGAGATAAGCTTTTTGCCCGGTATGACTGATAATGTTGGCAACACAGCAAAACAAATTGTTAGAGAATATTTAATAAGCAAAGGCCACATTGATGAAGATGATTACATCAAAGCAAGAAGCTCAAAACTGATCTTGGGAAAAGGGAATATGCCAACCGAAGACTATATAAAACAAGAATTCAACCCTATTACTGAGTATTGCATGCTTGTCCGTAAAGAAAATGGCAATTGCCATTGGAAGTATTACGGTAAATTAAATACCCCACCTGGTGTCATTCCAGCTTCCCCCTCTGTCATTCCAGCGTGTGACGCTGGAATCTATGGATCCCAGTGTCGGAGCACTGAAATGACAGAGGATAGTACTAAATCTGTTGACCTAAATGTAAGTGACCAAGAGCTTGAGAAAATCAGTAGAGATGGAATCGATGGTAACGGCACTTTAGGGCTATCTCTCACAGCAATGAAAGTGATAAGGGATTACTTCAATAAACTTGGCAGGAATCCATATGACATTGAACTTGAGTCCCTAGCACAGACTTGGTCTGAGCATTGCAAGCACAACATCTTTTGTTCTTCTATTGATGAAATAAAAGATGGCCTATATGCACATTATGTTAAGCGTGCAACGCGTGAGATAAATTCTGATATATGCGTATCAGTTTTCTCCGACAATGCAGGAGGAATAATCTTCGACGATGATTACTTGATTGTAGACAAAGTTGAAACCCACAATAGCCCTTCAGCTCTCGACCCATTCGGTGGGGCAATGACTGGAGTGCTGGGAGTTAACCGTGATATAGTGGGTTTTGGCAAAGGTGCAGAGCCTGTAATGAATACCTATTACTTTTGCTTTGCCAAAGAAGCAAAAGGCAAATTTTATAGGGATAAGGAGCTTACTGATGAGATTTTACCACCAAAATATATAATGAAAGAAGTGATTCACGGTGTTAATGTTGCTGGCAATTGCTCTGGCATTCCAACACAACTTGGATCAGTATATTTTGACGATAGATTTTGTGGAAAGCCGTTAGTCTTTGTTGGCAGTGTGGGAATCATTCCACGCAATATAAATAACGCACCTTCACACACTAAAAGACCCCGAAATGGCGATAAGATTGTAATTATTGGCGGACGAGTTGGAAGAGACGGAATCCACGGTGCAACGTTTTCTTCAGAAGCGTTATCGGGAGACAGCCCTTCAACAGTCGTACAAATTGGTGATCCTATAACGCAAAAAAAACTATCCAACGCTGTCATCGAAGCAAGAGACCTTGGTCTTTATAATGCAATAACGGACAACGGAGCGGGTGGACTGTCGTCGTCTATTGGTGAAATGGGAAAGGATGGATTCGAGGTTGATTTAAGCAAGGTTCCACTTAAAAACGATGGTATGGCTCCATGGGAAATATGGATATCAGAATCACAAGAGAGAATGACCCTAGCGGTGCCAGAAGAAAATCTCCCTATGTTCAAGCAAATCATGAAAAAACATGATGTGGAAGTCAGTGTAATTGGAGAGTTTAATAATAGCATGAGGGCTAAAGTTCAACTCTCCTCAGCCCCACCAATAATGAATATCGAAACTGAGTTCTTGCACGACGGCAACCCCAAAATGCATTTACAGACGAAACCGTGGTCCAAGGAGCCTGCTGTATCCTTTCCTGTCATCCCAGTGCTTGACACTGGTATCCAGCAGGTAAAGCCTGCAAACATTTTATGCCAAAACTCATCCAATGGTGGAATTGAATGTGAAATAGATTCCAGTGTCAAGCACTGGAATGACACTCTTGCACTAAAAGAAATGCTAAGCAGACCAAACATATGCAGTAAAGAGTTCATAGTGGTGCAATATGATCACGAAGTTCAGGGTTCATCAGTATTAAAACCACTGCAGGGCAAGGGAAGAGTGTGTAGCGAAGCGATCGTTTCAAGACCAGTTCTTTCCTCAAGCAAAGGTGTTGTGAAATCGCAGGGGTTTGGTTCGAGCTATGGAGAAATTGACACTTACCACATAGCAGCATGTGCAATTGACACTGCAATACGTAACTATGTGGCTGCAGGAGGAAATATAAATCACTTGGCATTGCTCGACAATTTTTGCTGGTGTGATGCTTACAATCCAGAAAGGTTGTGGCAACTAAAGAGAACTGCGGAGGCTTGTTATGACTTTGCAACCACATTTAAAACGCCATTCATATCTGGAAAAGATAGTATGTTCAACGATTTCAAGGGATATGATAAAAACGGTGAGAAAGTGATGATATCTGCACCACCTTCGCTACTCATTTCAGCAATTGGAATTATAGAAAATGTTGAAAATGCGGTATCGCTTGATGTGAAAATGCCAGGAGACTTGATATATGTGCTTGGTACAACCTACGGCGAACTTGGTAGATCTGAATATCAATTATATAGTGGAATAGGTAACAACAATGTACCAAAAGTTGATGCAAAGAGCGCTAGAGAATTGTATGAGCGTTACAACCTAGCAATAAAAGATGGTATAATCGCTTCTGCTATTGCACCAAACTTGGGCGGATTAATTATCGCTCTGGCAAAATCGCTAATTGCAGGTGATCTCGGTGCTGAAATCGATCTTTCACTAGTGCCAATAGGAGAAACGCAAAATGCAGATATAATAAATAAGATAATAATGTTTTCCGAATCACAAAGTAGAATTTTAGTTACTATTGCACCACAAAATCAAAAGAAGTTCGAGGAATTGTTTAAAGGTCTAGCTTTCTCACGTATTGGTAAAGTAACAGAGAAAAAGGTACTAAACATAAAAGATGTTTTAAAAGTAGACCTAAAAGATTTAGGGAACAGTTACCGTAGCATGCTAATATAA